A part of Halogeometricum sp. S3BR5-2 genomic DNA contains:
- a CDS encoding ATP synthase subunit B, producing MKEYQTISEISGPLVFAEVDEPIGYDEIVEIETPEGDTKRGQVLESTDGVVAIQVFEGTTGIDQNASVRFLGETMKMPVTEDLLGRVLDGSGQPIDGGPEIVPDERHDIVGAAINPYSREYPEEFIQTGVSAVDGMNTLVRGQKLPIFSGSGLPHNDLALQIARQATVPEEAAEEGEDASEFAVIFGAMGITAEEANEFMDDFERTGALERSVVFMNLADDPAVERTVTPRMALTTAEYLAFEKDYHVLVILTDITNYCEALREIGAAREEVPGRRGYPGYMYTDLAQLYERAGRIKSREGSVTQIPILTMPGDDDTHPIPDLTGYITEGQIMMDRDLDSQGVQPPVNVLPSLSRLMDDGIGEGLTRADHADVSDQMYAAYAEGEDLRDLVNIVGREALSERDNKYLDFADRFEEEFVDQGYDTDRSIDETIEIGWDLLSEFPKEELNRIDEDLIEEHYREEETEEVTAD from the coding sequence AAACGATATCCGAGATCAGCGGTCCGCTGGTGTTCGCCGAGGTCGACGAACCGATCGGGTACGACGAGATCGTCGAGATCGAGACGCCCGAGGGCGACACCAAGCGCGGTCAGGTGCTCGAATCCACGGACGGCGTCGTCGCCATCCAGGTGTTCGAGGGCACCACCGGCATCGACCAGAACGCGTCCGTCCGATTCCTGGGCGAGACGATGAAGATGCCCGTCACCGAGGACCTCCTCGGGCGGGTCCTCGACGGTTCCGGCCAGCCCATCGACGGCGGGCCGGAGATCGTCCCCGACGAGCGACACGACATCGTCGGCGCGGCCATCAACCCCTACTCCCGCGAGTACCCCGAGGAGTTCATCCAGACCGGCGTCTCCGCCGTCGACGGGATGAACACCCTCGTCCGCGGACAGAAGCTCCCCATCTTCTCGGGGTCGGGGCTGCCGCACAACGACCTCGCGCTCCAGATCGCCCGACAGGCGACCGTCCCCGAAGAGGCGGCCGAAGAGGGCGAGGACGCCTCGGAGTTCGCCGTCATCTTCGGCGCGATGGGTATCACGGCCGAGGAGGCCAACGAGTTCATGGACGACTTCGAGCGCACCGGCGCGCTGGAACGCTCGGTCGTCTTCATGAACCTCGCGGACGACCCCGCCGTCGAGCGGACGGTCACGCCGCGGATGGCGCTGACGACCGCCGAGTACCTCGCGTTCGAGAAGGATTACCACGTGCTGGTCATCCTCACGGACATCACGAACTACTGCGAGGCGCTCCGCGAAATCGGCGCCGCCCGCGAGGAGGTGCCCGGTCGCCGCGGTTACCCCGGGTACATGTACACCGACCTCGCGCAACTGTACGAACGCGCCGGTCGTATCAAGAGCCGCGAGGGCTCCGTCACGCAGATTCCCATCCTCACGATGCCGGGCGACGACGACACCCACCCCATCCCCGACCTGACGGGGTACATCACCGAGGGGCAGATCATGATGGACCGCGACCTCGACTCCCAGGGCGTCCAGCCCCCGGTCAACGTGCTGCCGAGTCTCTCCCGTCTGATGGACGACGGTATCGGCGAGGGGCTGACCCGCGCCGACCACGCCGACGTCTCCGACCAGATGTACGCGGCGTACGCGGAGGGTGAGGACCTGCGCGACCTCGTGAACATCGTCGGCCGGGAGGCCCTGTCGGAACGCGACAACAAGTACCTCGACTTCGCCGACCGCTTCGAGGAGGAGTTCGTCGACCAGGGCTACGACACCGACCGCTCCATCGACGAGACCATCGAAATCGGTTGGGACCTCCTCTCGGAGTTCCCGAAGGAGGAACTCAACCGGATCGACGAGGACCTCATCGAAGAGCACTACCGCGAAGAAGAGACCGAAGAAGTCACCGCCGACTGA